The genomic segment TTTTCTCAGGAAGCCCAATTTCACATCAACTTGGAGGAGAATTGGAAGGAGGTGTGGggctttatatttattatgactctctattattttgattattttgatcGGGATTTTAGATAGTCTCAGTTTGGgatggtttttaaatgtttttatgtttagaGAAATACCAGGTAGGTGATCAAATCTAAAATGGAATGGTCCTCCTTGCCACCCTACTTCCTGTACACTTCCCTGTTCTTTCTGGGGCAGTTTTACATGTTCCTTTATACCTTCATCCAGGCAGGATGAAGGTGGGCACACCCCAGACTGCACTGAAGGCAGTGATTGAATATGGAACctgtccctgagggcaggggacaTCTGACCCATGGAGCACCAGGGAAACATCAAACAAAAGAACCCTAAGTCTGATGGAAGAGTGCACCCAGCTTGAGTGGGCACGGCTTCACTGTTGGGACACCAGTGGAACAATGACAATTGGGCAAAAACTTTGAGACTTGACCCCATGTCGTGACAAAGCCCTTATGCACCTGGGCCATTGTGTAGGGATCATTTTCCTGTGGGAGCTCACATTCCTGGTTATGGGCCAGAGGAACAAAGCTCCCTTCAGtattctctgctctctctcttaaGAGTGCTCTTTACTGTTGAAAACCACCACCACCCAATCTATTCCACCTAAGGAGTTAGGTCAGGTGGTTAATAGAATTTTTGACCACTATGCaatttgttgtttaaaaaagTCTTTATCCTAGTAAATCTGAGTTTGCAATCTTTTCTTCCTAATTAAGGGACAAGAAAGACTTGCCCTTCATTTGCCCTACGTGACCATTTGTTATGGGAGACCCTCACACCAGCACTAGTCAACAAAATTCTAACAGCACTGCTCGCACCAAGCAGTGGTACCTTTGCTGAAAGCCACGGCCCACTTCCCTGGCACTCCACGTCGCTGATGCTGACATTTCCAGCATCCCACACACACATTGGGCCACCCCAATTTCATGAGTACTGAACAGCTCAGGGTATCAGACGTACCCTACGTAGGACACCAGCACCCTTCATGTACCTGCTGTTCCCCTGCCCCGGGGGCCCCTTGGGAATCGCTATGCATAGCAGCCCAGGCCGCCGCTGCCCGGCCGTGGCCCCTGGGCCCCCGCTGCGACGCCGCCATCTTGGTAAGGGGCGCGCGGGGAAGCTCTCGCAGGCTGGAATCACCGCACACCCTGCGTCTCGTCGAGGGGTTGGGGCGAGGCCTGGATTAAGAGGCCCAGGGGACTTCCAAACGCGGCGACCGTGCGCCCCTAGGATCCAGGTGAGGGAACTTGGGGTCTGGTCCTTAGGAATTGGGAACGACACAAGAATGGCAAAGAACACGGTAATAGTCTCAAACGCCATCTCCCTGTTGACATGCCTCCATTCTCCCCTTCCCCCTCAGATCTGTCCCAGACCTCAACGCTGCCACCTACTTTATGCCTGTTGTCGGCCCCACGACCACCCAGAAGAGCGTCCCCACAACTCGTGAACCACTCGGCGCAAACCTGTCGGGCCCTCTAAAGCCTAGGCCGGGCAGGGGGCGGGGCGAGCGGCAGTGACGCGACCGTTGCTATGGGAACCCGCCGCTCGTTCAGGCTTAGGAGCGGAAGCCAGAGCTGCCACCGGCTGCCCGCTACCTGCTGCCCGCCTTCCCACTTCGGGCTCTCCCTGCGGGGCGGTAAGGGAAGCCGggctgaaggaagggagggagtggatgTAGCCTCCGAGCGAAGACCGGAGCCGCGGGTCGTAAGCCGAGGCCCCTGAGCCTCTGCCGTAACCGCGAGGAAGGAGGGCAAGCGCAGAGCAGCGTCCGCCCGGCGCCAGATCGCGCACCCGGCCCTCCGCCCAGACACGGACCGCACGGTTCGTTCCGGCCCCTGCACCGCGCGGTCTCAGCCCGGCCGGTGACCTCGGCGAATCCGCAACACCGGCCGGCTCCCACCGGGGCCCAGGCTCTCTTCGTCGCCGCCTCCGCCTGCgcctctgtcccctcctctgcccccgCTCCGTCCGCGACcccagccccggccccgcccccgccaaCCTCGGCCGCGGCACCGGCCGCGACCCCCACCCGGGAGGCCCAGTCGTGGGTGCGATGCTGCCCAGCTCAATCCAGATTTCAGGGGAGCCGCTGTCAGGCGCCGAGGTGCGGGACATCTGCCGCGGCCTGCGCGACAACGCCGTGCGCCTGCTCTCACTGCGCGGCTGTCGCCTCTGCGACCGCGACTTCGGCCGCATCTGCAGGGCCCTGGCCGGGGCCGCGTCCCTGGCGCAGCTCAACCTTAACCTGGGTGTCGTTTCCAGCCCTAGTCGCATCAAGCAGCTGGCGGAGGCGCTGCGGACCAACCGCTCCATCCAGTCCCTCTTGTGAGTGCACTCCCTCGCAAGCGGTCCCGGGCCCTGCATCCCTCCTTTCGCCCTCCGCCACTTCCTATTCGTCCGCACTCCTTCCTTTACCTGTCTTTCCACTCACCTACCATCTCGCCCTATACATACATCTCATCCCTCTGCCCATGCCTCCACAATGCCCTCCAAGCATCTATCTCATCTGCGGACTTTGCACACGCAGCCCCACGCCAAATGAGATGGGATACCACCCCCTTCTGAAAAGGCGTATGTACCTCACTACTTAATCACCCGCAGTAACTTCTCGCGGAATATTCCCCAGAGCGAATAGTTCCTTCAGACTGGACCCCTTCCCCTACATTCTGCTCACTGAAGAATCCCAATCCACCAccctttctctgttctctgtcCTGGATCCCAGTCCCTGCCCCAGAAAAGAAACCAGACTCCCCTTCTGCCTGTACTCCTTTAAAATCTagaattttctttctcccttcccaagACCTCTCCTAAATGCTGTTACTGAGTGCCCGCCTCAACTCTAGGGCTCCCATAAAGGAGGGTGCCTCTTCCCCTTACAGAGAGGGCCGATGAAAGCAGTAACCTCTGCTCTCTGGTCTCACCACCAGCCTGCATGGGAGTCCCCTGACAGATGCAGGGCTGGCCTTGCTGaacccagccctggccctgcacCCTGCCCTTGTGGCTCTGGACCTGGGGGACTGCATGCTGGGTGATGAAGCCATCAACCTCATCTGTGGCCTCCTCCCCCCAGATGGAGCCAAGTCTGGTGAGCAGGGTCCTGCGGAGGGTATGAGCTGGTATGGCCTTGAAGAGTTAAGTGCAGAGGGCAGGGAGCATAGCCGAAAGTTGAGGGCTCTGACAGTATGCGTACAATGCTTTTTAAACCCTGTCAGGAAGGAGAAACACTGGGGGCTGAGCAGTATGGAGACTCAGGCCTCCAGGCTGTGGTGGGCAGGGAAGGTACGGGTCTCTAATGGCCCTGGAGCTCAGAGGTGGAGGGTGGGATGGCTCCCAGCCACTGCCTGCCAGAGTAGGGTGGGGCCAGGGTAATGGGGACGACTTGAGGAGAGCCTGACCTCCATCCCTGGTACTCCCCAGGCTTGAAGGAGCTAACACTGAGTGCCAACCCTGGCATCACCCCTAAGGGCTGGAGCCGCCTTGCCATTGCTGTGGCCCACAGCTCCCAGGTCCGCGTCCTCAATCTGGACTACAATCCCCTAGGTGAGGCTCAAGAAAGCCCCCTGTGATTCCCCCACCCAAGAAACTGGGACTATCAGTTGGTAACCCCCACACTGGAGGGGCAGAAGGTCAGGGAGTGGGTTCTGGAAGGTAGTAAAGGAGCCACCTCTGTGGAGgaacagatgaccaacaggtacatcAAAGCCTCTGTTACCACCCATTCACTCACCAATCACAGTGCTCCCATCCTGGCTGCCTACCAATCCTAAATGCTTTCTGGCCTGGGGGTGGGTCTAAGTTTGTTGGAGCAATGGGGAAAGCTGTGGGAGGAAGGGTTAGCAGGCCTGAGTTTAAATGCAGATGAGTATGTGCTCTCTCCCCAGGTGACCACGTGGCAGGGATGCTGGCTGTGGCCGTGGCCTCCAGCCGCACCTTGGAGGTCCTAGACTTGGAGGGCACAGGGCTCACTAACCAGTCAGCTCAGGTGAGTCTTCATGTTTGGGGATGGACCAGGGGTTGGAGTGGAGGTTAGCCGGTGTGCCTGGGGACATACCAAAGGGGTGGCATATTGCGGCTGAGGAGGCACCCTGTGTTCATCCTTTTCCACACTCTTCCCCACCTCAGACCCTGCTGGACATGGTAGAAAATTACCCCACAGCTTTGCGGAGCCTGGTGTTGGCTGAGAACAGCATTAGCCCAGAGCTGCAGCAGCAGATCTGTGACCTCCTCtctgagggggaggaggaggaggaggtgaaagGAGGGGCTGGTGATGCCCAGGAACGAGAGAGAAGGCAGGAGCCTGCTGCCCACCAGAGGGGCAGCAGCTCCTGGATGTGCCCCGGTGGTAAGAGCCCTCAAGGTTGATCATATATCCATGTCTGAAAGTGGCTTGAGACCCCAAGGATGAGTGGGTGTGGGAAGCCTAGGCCACCTCTCACCTATTTGTGGTCCCCAGTGGAGGAATGAATGGTGAATGGTGGTCTGAATACCCTTCTGCCCTTCTGCCCTTCCACAGATCCCAGCTCTCAGATGGTGCTAATGACATCAGGACTAGGGGACAGTCTGTTGGCAGAGACCGAGATGTGACTCTCCATTTGGGCCCATCAGTACATTTGTCTGTCCCAGCACTTTGCCCCAGATGTcagggccaggcccaggccctggggcttggggagggcGGGGGGAGGAGTGGGAAGTGCCTGGGGCTCTGGCAGCTCGTGGCAGTGTGGTGGGAGGCTCTGGAAGCTGTGACTGAGCAACAGCCTTTGGGGCACTTGAACCCAAGGCGGTGCCTCTGGACTTGCTGGCAGCTCTGGCTGCAGCCCGCTGTCTCGGAAGAGATTTTATGAACTCTACAACCTGGCGTGTGGCTGTGGTCACTGGGGCTGGCAGTAGGGGAAGAACTGGAACTACCACGAGACACCACTAGGGGACAGTGCCGCTTCATGGCCTAAGCTCTACGTAGCTTCCACGGGTCCCAAGTGTCTCACGGGTCTCGCTCAGGTCTCCGACTTCTAGGACCTGGGGTTCTTAGCCGACACCTAACACAGGCCCTGTAAGGACTAGAACTAAGGTAAAGAGCCCACCTCCAGAGTTGGCCTGGACTGACCCTCAAGGAGAAACTCTGGCCCTGGCAAGGCTACACCCACTCCCACTGCCTCCTGCAGTGCCCCAAGAAGCTCCAGGCAGAGTGGGGCAGGGGAGAGTCACTAACTGGCAGAGACTAGGCCATGACTAGGACTGGGAATACTGACAGAAGGAAGGTCATTAATAGACAAATTAGGCCATACCggtaaaatagttttatttaattttaaaatagtcatCAGTGAGAAAATTTCCCAAAGCTGGGAGTAACAGTCTAGAGCCAAGGTTGGGAGGGGGCCAGGCCTCACCTTGAGTCCAGCTTGAGACCCCTGAATCCCACCCTCTACTCCCTTCCAGAGGGAGGATGGAGCCAGCAGAGGGGAGCCCTGAGTcagtcctctccctcctcccccaaggGCCCCTTGAAGGCAACAGCTAGCACAGATTTGAGGGAAGAGGGAAACAAGTAGAAAATAGGAATTGGAGGTTAGTAATCCTGACAACACTGCCCCCACCTCAAAAAACACAACACAGCTTGTGGATGTGAAAGGAGGGTGGCATGAGAACACTGATGAAATAAACCCTCAGCTCCCCAGAACAGCCCAATTTGGGCTGACTGGAAGAAAGGTCTTGAGCCCAGCTGTGTGCTACCTTTGGAGAATAAATATTCCaaggagaaacaggaaaaacCATGAGGCAAGCTGGTGCCAGTTATAGTCAGTGCAGCTGAGAGGCCTGGTGTGGCCCACTGCCTGACCCCACCCACACAGGAAGAGCTGTGCGGGCATGGGGGAGAGTTCAAGGCCTTGGGCTGGGAAGGGGACCCCGAGCTGCAGGGTAGGGCCTCCCTGCAGTCCCAGTGCAGcagtggcaggcaggcaggcaagcaGGGGTCCTAGTTGAGCAGGTTGCCCTGCTCCTGGGCCTGGGTCAGGCTATCCTTGCGGTGCAGGTGGTGCACCCCCATCCTCTTCGGGCTACGCTGGGGGCGGCTGGAGCTGGGGagtgcccaggccctgccctcagtgTGGGAAGTGccaggcccctcctctgggccACTATCACTTGGCAGCAGGCTCTGGCGCTCCTCCTCAGGGCTGATGGGCAGGTTcagctcttcctcttcctcctccctgggaAGGCTAGAGTCAAGTTCTGTTGGCAGCAAAAGCCCACTCCCACTGGGTGGGGATGAAGGTGCCTGAACCTCCTCATCTCTGTCAGGGGGGCTAAGGGCAAAATGGCGCTGTAGCTCAGGGAGTGCTTCCCGTCCAAAGGCTGTGCGCTGGGCCACAGTGGCAAGTGGTGGAGTGCGGTCCACAAACGCCCGCTGCCAGCTGGCCAGCAGGTCTTCCTCAGAGCTGGCAGAGCTGGCTGGGGCACTGAGTGTTGGGAGCACAGGGCTGGGCTGGTGGTGGGGCGAGGCCTGGGCtgaggcagggctgctgggtgCTGGGCTGGGCCGGGCCTGCTCACTCCCTTCGTCCACCAGGCTCAGGGAAATGGCCTGACGGGTAGCATAAGTGCAGTTGGGCAGGGGGCTGTTACGGGGGATTCGCACCTTATCCTCAGAAAATTCTATTACCTTGCGGCCAGGATACAGTGGGTGTGGAGGAGATGGGGTAGGGTAGGGGCTCAGCTTCTCAAAGGCGGGCAGGGGCAGCTCCTCCTCTGGGGAGCCCCCAGCAGTACCCAAAGAGCGGCACTCTCCATTGGGTTGGGGTACAGGGCTGCCAGCGGCTGGGGAACTGGCTGGGTCGCCAGAGGCACCCCCACTCATGTCCACATGCACAAAGACATCCTCAGCCAAGGGGCGCCCAGCACTGCCCGACTGGGCCGAACTGAGCAGTAGAGACTCTGGCTTCTCCAACACCCGGGCAATGATTGAGGTGGGCACCACGGCCCCTGGtgccaggctgggggcagggcctgggctggcAGTCTCCTGACCACGGTGCAGATGTTTCCGAACCATGTCCTGTAGCTCACAGGGCAGCTGCGGTACAGGAGTGGAAGAAGGGAGACACAAATGATCCAGCCTAAAATAGCTTGACTCATAGCAAAAATAATGGCTACCACATAGAAGTACCACTGTGTGCTCAGCACTTTGCTGTCTCCTATTCCTGAAGTATGCCAAAGtatatcctcatttcacagatatcTGAGGCCCAGAAGGAGTAAAATAACATGAAGATTCACCTTAATGCagtcaggacttgaacccagaacTGAAGCCCCATATGCTCTCCCCTATCTCAGCAGTGGCTTCTGCCCAAACCAGACATAAGCTGAGAATCTGTCCTGAAGAGCAGCCTTGGGAACACCTTCACTCCATCCTTAGGCCCCATCAACCTCAGGcctgaggctctggggtctcAAGTCTGCCCCCTGGGATCAGTTAGGCCAAATTCTCTCTCAATATTCTTATGGTTGATAGCTCCTGGCCACCCCCACCTTCCTGCATGGGATACTGAAATTGAGTCCCTCTCTCCATGTCTCTGTTCCAGAAACACCAACAGTCCTAGTGATAATGGGCCTTTGACAGCACTGTGGAACACCAACCAGTAGCAGAGCTGACTGGCTGGAGAGGAGACATGGAGAGGAGACCTGAGACATTAACAGGGAAGGCAAAGCAGAAAGGGGATGGAGAAAGAGGTGTAGAAACTGGAGTTAGAAGAGTCCTAAAAAGGTGGGACTGGCATTGACAGGGAGAGTGTTCTACTCACATCAGCAAACTTGTGGTTACGGAAGTGAGACTTGTTGCACTTGAGGAGCCGCACAGCCAGGTTGCAGTCTAGCCGGTACCGCTCCTGCAGATACAGACCTGGCTCAGAGCCCGGCCCTGCCCAAggagcagggctgggccaggcAAAGCCAGCCACAGGCGAGGAAGCCCCCAAGAGCACATACATTGAGCTCCTCCAGCttgttgatggtgttcttggCATCCAGCAGCTTGTTGGTCAGCTCCACAATCTCCCAGTCCAGTGTCTTCCTATCCATCTCAGCCTTCTTGATCTGAGGCACAAGACGCGGTGAATCCAGCCCACGCCCCagacagccctccctcccctcccttctcccagactagagacacaggaagctgcaggtgCCATGGCAACCAAGGCGGACAGAGACAGATGATGGACAGACAGAAGGACACCAGACACTTCTCCTGTGGTCTGGATAGCTGTGGGGTCAGCACTTTCTGGGCATGGCCTACTGTCACCTGGGCCAGGACAGAGACAGCAGAAGAGCTGCCCATCCCTTGAGGGAGCATGAGGAACTCTATGCACCAAGTAAGGCAGCTGGCACCTCAGAGGCAATAGATGTGCAAACCCAGGGAGTGAAGCCTAAGTGTGCAGCTGTCTCCCGGAtcaggctgggaggagggaggaggtagTGGCTGGGTGGCAGCTGGGGGAGCCTGTGAGATTAACTAGTTCAACAGGGAAGGGGCTGCAGGCTCAAAAACAGCCTTCTGATCTTCAGCTCATGGACTGGCTCTGCACCCCCCTGCCCCCAAATGGCCTGGGCTTGCTGCCACTGCAGCCGAGAAGCTGTGCGTTTTCAGTGGTGACATCAATCAGTACTTCTGCCTAAGCCAAGAGCAGGCTCCCCAGCCGTCCCCCAGGAGGGAGGTGGTGATGACTGAACGGGCCtcacagaggaaagaggaaaggagtgGGCAGGGGGAATAGCCAGGGCCCCAGCAATCCCCGATCTCAGCCGAGGAGGAGGCCAGGACAAAGGAGAAAACACTCAAACTCAGACG from the Manis javanica isolate MJ-LG chromosome 16, MJ_LKY, whole genome shotgun sequence genome contains:
- the TJAP1 gene encoding tight junction-associated protein 1 isoform X2; its protein translation is MTSAAPAKKPYRKAPPEHRELRLEVPGSQLEQEEPLTDAERMKLLQQENEELRRRLASATRRTEALERELEIGQNCLELELGQSREELDKFKDKFRRLQNSYTASQRTNQELEDKLHTLIKKAEMDRKTLDWEIVELTNKLLDAKNTINKLEELNERYRLDCNLAVRLLKCNKSHFRNHKFADLPCELQDMVRKHLHRGQETASPGPAPSLAPGAVVPTSIIARVLEKPESLLLSSAQSGSAGRPLAEDVFVHVDMSGGASGDPASSPAAGSPVPQPNGECRSLGTAGGSPEEELPLPAFEKLSPYPTPSPPHPLYPGRKVIEFSEDKVRIPRNSPLPNCTYATRQAISLSLVDEGSEQARPSPAPSSPASAQASPHHQPSPVLPTLSAPASSASSEEDLLASWQRAFVDRTPPLATVAQRTAFGREALPELQRHFALSPPDRDEEVQAPSSPPSGSGLLLPTELDSSLPREEEEEELNLPISPEEERQSLLPSDSGPEEGPGTSHTEGRAWALPSSSRPQRSPKRMGVHHLHRKDSLTQAQEQGNLLN
- the LRRC73 gene encoding leucine-rich repeat-containing protein 73, whose product is MLPSSIQISGEPLSGAEVRDICRGLRDNAVRLLSLRGCRLCDRDFGRICRALAGAASLAQLNLNLGVVSSPSRIKQLAEALRTNRSIQSLFLHGSPLTDAGLALLNPALALHPALVALDLGDCMLGDEAINLICGLLPPDGAKSGLKELTLSANPGITPKGWSRLAIAVAHSSQVRVLNLDYNPLGDHVAGMLAVAVASSRTLEVLDLEGTGLTNQSAQTLLDMVENYPTALRSLVLAENSISPELQQQICDLLSEGEEEEEVKGGAGDAQERERRQEPAAHQRGSSSWMCPGDPSSQMVLMTSGLGDSLLAETEM
- the TJAP1 gene encoding tight junction-associated protein 1 isoform X1, with the protein product MTSAAPAKKPYRKAPPEHRELRLEVPGSQLEQEEPLTDAERMKLLQQENEELRRRLASATRRTEALERELEIGQNCLELELGQSREELDKFKDKFRRLQNSYTASQRTNQELEDKLHTLASLSHSWIFAIKKAEMDRKTLDWEIVELTNKLLDAKNTINKLEELNERYRLDCNLAVRLLKCNKSHFRNHKFADLPCELQDMVRKHLHRGQETASPGPAPSLAPGAVVPTSIIARVLEKPESLLLSSAQSGSAGRPLAEDVFVHVDMSGGASGDPASSPAAGSPVPQPNGECRSLGTAGGSPEEELPLPAFEKLSPYPTPSPPHPLYPGRKVIEFSEDKVRIPRNSPLPNCTYATRQAISLSLVDEGSEQARPSPAPSSPASAQASPHHQPSPVLPTLSAPASSASSEEDLLASWQRAFVDRTPPLATVAQRTAFGREALPELQRHFALSPPDRDEEVQAPSSPPSGSGLLLPTELDSSLPREEEEEELNLPISPEEERQSLLPSDSGPEEGPGTSHTEGRAWALPSSSRPQRSPKRMGVHHLHRKDSLTQAQEQGNLLN